DNA from Streptococcus parasuis:
CATCAACCAAGGCTGCTTCAGACTTGATTGTCAAAGCATGGGTTCGTTCATTTGGTGTTAAAGCAACGATTTCCAACTGTTCAAACAACTACGGTCCATACCAACACATCGAGAAGTTTATCCCACGCCAAATCACCAATATCTTGGCAGGTATCAAGCCAAAACTTTACGGTGAAGGTAAAAACGTCCGTGACTGGATTCATACCAACGACCACTCGACTGGTGTTTGGGCAATCTTGACAAAAGGCCGTATGGGTGAAACTTACCTAATTGGTGCTGACGGTGAGAAGAACAACAAAGAAGTGCTTGAATTGATTCTTGAAAAAATGGGTCAACCAAAAGACGCTTACGACCACGTGACTGACCGTGCAGGACACGATTTGCGCTATGCTATTGATGCAAGCAAACTTCGTGACGAGCTTGGCTGGACACCACAATTTACAGACTTCTCTCAAGGTTTGGAAGAAACGATCCAGTGGTATACTGACAACCAAGACTGGTGGAAGGCTGAAAAAGAGGCTGTAGAAGCTAACTACGCGAAGACACAAGAAGTGCTTAAATAAGAAATGGAAGGCTGGGCTTTTGTCCAAGCCTTTCTTAAAATAAGGAGTAGACATGATATTAATTACAGGTGCAAATGGTCAGTTGGGTACAGAATTGCGTTACTTATTAGATGAACGTGGTGTTGAGTATGTGGCTGCCGATGTAGCAGAAATGGACATCACGGATGCGGAAAAGGTTGATGCCTTCTTTGCAGAAGTAAAACCAAGTGTTGTTTACCACTGTGCAGCCTATACAGCTGTTGATATGGCTGAAGATGAAGGAAAGGAGCTTAACTACAAAATTAATGTAACAGGCTCAGAAAATGTTGCCAAGGCAGCAGCTAAATACGGTGCGACCCTTGTCTATATCTCAACAGACTATGTCTTCAACGGTGAGTTGCCAGTCGGTCAAGAATGGCAAGTAGATGACCAACCAGATCCGCAATCTGAATACGGTCGTACCAAGCGTTTGGGTGAAGAAGCGGTTGAAAAGTTCGCAGACAAGTTCTATACTGTTCGTACGGCGTGGGTCTTTGGTAACTATGGCAAAAACTTTGTCTTCACCATGCAAAATCTTGCGGAAACTCGAGACACATTAACAGTAGTCAATGACCAACACGGTCGTCCAACCTGGACACGTACACTTGCGGAATTCATGGTATACTTAGTGGATACTAAGCAAGCATTTGGCTACTACCATTTGTCAAACGATGCAGCAGAAGATACGACTTGGTTTGACTTTGCGACAGAGATCCTCAAGGATACCAACACTAAGGTATTACCAGTGGACTCTAGCCAGTTCCCGGCCAAGGCTAAGCGTCCTTTCAACTCAACCATGAGCTTGGATAAGGCAAAGGCGACAGGATTTGTCATCCCGACATGGCAAGAAGCCTTGGAAGAGTTTTATAAGCAAGGGAAGAAATAGAATAGAGGCTGGGCATAAAGCCCAGGGTCGCTTCTCAGAGTTCGTGTCAACATCTCAGCGCAGTGGTTGATTGGCTTTAACAGTCCAGTGGACTGTTAAAGGTTGGAGATAGGATTTGTGAAACAAATCTCTGAGGTTCGTGTTTTACACTCCAAATCTAACCATTACGGCTGTTGCGAACAAAGTTCGCTTTATCTCCAACCTCAAACTGTCTCCCAGACAGTTTGAGCTGTGCGGGGGTGGGAGTGAAACAGTCTGGGGATAGACTGTTTCAGCTCAACAACTTAAAACGAAAAATTGTTGACGAACTCTTTTTATCTTAGTCGAGTTCTTATACGAAAACTCAAAAGAATGCAAAAACTCCCTCCCTATGATATAATCAAAGCGAAAAAATTTTTTATGTTAGGCTACTAGCTCGTCCCTAGTAGTCTTTTTCTGTGCTAAAAATTCAGGATACGTTATCTGCTCTTTTAAGAGAATATAAGCTATTTTTAATAATTGATGTGCGAGGGCGATTGTTGCTTTTTGTGAACCACGTCGACTTTGAATCTGATAAAATCGTTCAGCTAGAGGACTTCCTTTTTGTCTTTTGATAGCGAAAGCGGCCTGGCATAAACATTTCTTTAGATATGAATTACCATGTCGAATCTTGGTACTTCGTTTCTTACCAGCACTCTCATTGTTACCTGGACAGAGTCCTGCCCAAGAGGCTAGATGTCCAGCAGTTGGAAATTGACTCATGTCAGCTCCAACTTCAGAGATAATGACAGAGGCTGTAATGACATCAATACCTGGGATAGAATCCAGAATTTCTACCTGCTTCTCGTATTGTGATAGATAGTCATTAATTCGGTCCTCCAATATTTCAATCTGCTTCTGATAAAAATCATGAAGCTCTAAGGATTGCTTTAACATGAAGCCATGATGGTCAGAGAAATAACCATCCATAGCATTAAGAAGTTGAGGTACCTCCTTCTTCAAGCTTGTATAAACTGATTGATGAACAATGCGAGGCGTGATAGGCGTCTTGTCAATCAGTAGTTGAAGGAGATTACGACCTGAAGCACCCATAATATCTTCGATATAGGTCGTTAGCTTGATACCACCTGACTGAAGAATTTTATGGATACGATTGGTCTCCTTATTACGACTTTCCACATAATGTTTTCGTTGTCTGGTCAACTCCCTCAATTCTTGAATGGTTTCAT
Protein-coding regions in this window:
- the rfbB gene encoding dTDP-glucose 4,6-dehydratase — encoded protein: MSQFKNIIVTGGAGFIGSNFVHYVYNNHPDVHVTVLDKLTYAGNKANIEAILGDRVELVVGDIADAELVDKLAAKADAIVHYAAESHNDNSLNDPSPFIHTNFIGTYTLLEAARKYDIRFHHVSTDEVYGDLPLREDLPGHGEGPGEKFTSETKYNPSSPYSSTKAASDLIVKAWVRSFGVKATISNCSNNYGPYQHIEKFIPRQITNILAGIKPKLYGEGKNVRDWIHTNDHSTGVWAILTKGRMGETYLIGADGEKNNKEVLELILEKMGQPKDAYDHVTDRAGHDLRYAIDASKLRDELGWTPQFTDFSQGLEETIQWYTDNQDWWKAEKEAVEANYAKTQEVLK
- the rfbD gene encoding dTDP-4-dehydrorhamnose reductase, giving the protein MILITGANGQLGTELRYLLDERGVEYVAADVAEMDITDAEKVDAFFAEVKPSVVYHCAAYTAVDMAEDEGKELNYKINVTGSENVAKAAAKYGATLVYISTDYVFNGELPVGQEWQVDDQPDPQSEYGRTKRLGEEAVEKFADKFYTVRTAWVFGNYGKNFVFTMQNLAETRDTLTVVNDQHGRPTWTRTLAEFMVYLVDTKQAFGYYHLSNDAAEDTTWFDFATEILKDTNTKVLPVDSSQFPAKAKRPFNSTMSLDKAKATGFVIPTWQEALEEFYKQGKK